The following proteins come from a genomic window of bacterium:
- a CDS encoding PAS domain S-box protein — MDSKTAKQLNQKNPVPDFHQESTVNRDLVLITLGAIIVFIIVDALIVYTPLVALLEHTGYLQIMRILIILMLLGIGLSIFSWRRWRELEQEYRLYQQATDVIKQKEAELRAQYQGFPIPTYTWQKQGDDFVLVDCNHAAENFTQGGIRQFIGKTLRELIGNRPEILADFEKCFAEKGVVKREITYHFQSIGETKIFNSSYVYIPSDIIMVHTEDITQQRLAEQSLRESEMRYRTMVENVNFGVFRNTVQGQFIFANRAVAAMHGYDSVEEFIQVPIPTLYQNPEERQQYLEELRQKGELKNREVRLRKKDGTIFWGSVTARAQFAPDGTIAWIDGVIEDITLRKQMELELLRNQIFLDSVVENIPNMMFVKEAENLRYVRINRAGEELLGYNRKEILGKNDFDLFPIEDATLSTIKDQEILAGEKLVDILEERIETKYKGSRILRTKKVPIYDPTGKPKYLLGISEDITEQKLAEKRLRENEAILSTLMNTSPDSMALLDTNGNVLMLNNAAARRLKKSVDDLIGVNIFDVFPPIVSGKRKQYFETAIRTGNVVRFEDERDEMVFDNQFCPILDSTGKVGQVAVFAREITEQKRNERILRASEEKFATAFNSSPALMAINDLENQAFLDVNEAFLKTLGYQREEIIGKTPVSLNGFPNITEYYDALTLLNEQGRFRNVEIKMRTKTKAERIGLFSGEIIEVAGKKCILTAAYDITELYNAKQALQESEQRYRLLLDLAPYPIMIHRNGIMEYVNQACCKVLHANSPEQILGKPLLEFVTPEFQPLVRDRIRMMLEQGKEAPLIELKLKGIHGEVIDAEIASIPIQYLGSQSILVVGRDITEKKRQQEFQQAITELGEKVGAAVTPEMVAQELVATADQFFGWDSCAVRIYDEETMTVSNLLAYDIINGNRELVTATLPAQFSPMTNKVFEEGAKLLTETEIAQLPEGVLIPFGDVSRFPKTMMLVPIRRQNTNIGIATIQSYIPNKYTQNDLTLFTLLVNYASGALDRTLAREKLRQRERRYRRAIALANAVPFELDRTSMTYTFIDEGIKELTGYSNKEITIERWKSLIQHVELCGKLAGMPLEEAIERSRLGEITEWQAEVQITTRSGQMKWIAETNVTELNSFGNPVRTLGILQDITVRKLAEENMKQYQEELRRLAAELTLTEERERRQIAQALHDNIGQILALCKIKLGELEVAPAISKLSDEIRSLIEQAIQYIRTLTIELSPPILYDVGFEAAIRWLAEQIQLQYNIPIRVKIELKSQPLPHNLQVLLYQLIRELLVNVGKHARARHAKLTLQQEGHVLNIQVADNGIGFSIFEFDINLMKAGKYGLFNVQEQIKNIGGNMQVMSAPGKGTTVTLSVPLNQVE; from the coding sequence ATGGATAGTAAAACTGCTAAACAATTGAATCAAAAAAATCCTGTTCCGGATTTTCATCAGGAAAGTACGGTAAATCGTGACTTAGTATTGATAACGCTTGGCGCGATTATCGTATTCATTATTGTAGATGCGTTGATTGTTTATACCCCGCTCGTTGCGCTGCTCGAACATACTGGATATCTCCAGATTATGCGAATCCTTATCATACTGATGCTCTTGGGAATAGGATTGAGTATCTTTTCATGGCGACGTTGGCGAGAGTTAGAACAGGAATATCGTCTATATCAACAAGCAACTGATGTTATCAAGCAAAAGGAGGCAGAACTTCGTGCGCAATATCAAGGGTTCCCAATACCAACCTATACTTGGCAAAAACAAGGGGACGATTTCGTTCTGGTTGATTGTAATCACGCTGCGGAAAATTTTACCCAAGGTGGCATTCGCCAGTTTATTGGAAAAACTTTGCGTGAATTAATTGGTAATCGACCAGAGATACTCGCTGATTTTGAAAAATGCTTTGCTGAAAAAGGTGTTGTTAAGCGTGAAATCACATATCATTTTCAAAGTATTGGTGAAACGAAGATTTTCAACAGTAGTTACGTCTATATCCCTTCAGATATTATTATGGTTCATACCGAGGATATCACGCAACAAAGATTAGCGGAACAATCGCTGCGCGAGAGTGAAATGCGATATCGCACGATGGTCGAAAATGTCAATTTTGGCGTATTTCGAAACACGGTGCAAGGTCAGTTCATTTTTGCGAACCGCGCAGTAGCTGCAATGCATGGTTATGATTCTGTCGAGGAGTTTATCCAGGTTCCAATCCCTACACTCTATCAGAACCCTGAAGAACGCCAACAGTATCTTGAAGAACTAAGGCAAAAAGGGGAACTAAAAAATAGAGAGGTTCGATTACGAAAAAAAGATGGGACAATATTTTGGGGTTCAGTAACCGCGCGAGCGCAGTTTGCACCCGATGGAACTATTGCATGGATTGATGGCGTTATAGAAGATATCACACTTCGCAAACAGATGGAGTTGGAATTATTACGGAACCAGATTTTTCTTGATTCGGTCGTTGAGAATATCCCGAATATGATGTTTGTTAAAGAAGCGGAAAATCTCCGATATGTTCGAATTAACCGCGCGGGGGAAGAGTTACTTGGGTATAATCGAAAAGAAATCCTTGGGAAGAATGATTTTGATTTGTTTCCTATAGAAGATGCAACATTATCTACCATTAAAGACCAGGAAATACTTGCTGGAGAAAAACTGGTTGATATTCTTGAAGAACGAATTGAAACAAAGTATAAAGGGTCGCGGATTCTGCGAACGAAAAAAGTACCGATTTACGACCCAACCGGCAAACCGAAATATCTTTTAGGAATTTCGGAGGATATAACGGAACAAAAATTAGCGGAAAAACGCCTACGGGAAAATGAAGCTATATTATCTACGCTCATGAATACATCACCAGATTCGATGGCTCTCCTCGATACAAACGGGAATGTTTTGATGCTAAACAATGCCGCGGCAAGACGGCTTAAAAAGTCGGTTGATGACCTTATCGGAGTAAACATTTTTGATGTTTTTCCGCCAATAGTCTCCGGAAAAAGAAAACAATATTTCGAAACGGCTATTCGAACCGGCAACGTTGTTCGATTTGAAGATGAACGAGATGAGATGGTATTTGATAATCAATTTTGTCCAATATTAGATAGTACGGGAAAAGTAGGTCAAGTTGCGGTTTTCGCTCGAGAAATTACTGAACAGAAACGGAATGAACGAATTCTCCGTGCTTCAGAAGAAAAATTCGCTACCGCATTTAATTCCAGCCCAGCATTAATGGCAATTAACGACTTAGAAAACCAGGCATTTCTTGATGTCAACGAAGCTTTTCTCAAGACGCTCGGATATCAACGAGAAGAGATCATCGGGAAAACTCCGGTTTCGCTTAATGGTTTTCCTAATATCACTGAATATTACGATGCGTTAACATTACTGAATGAACAAGGTCGATTTCGTAACGTGGAAATTAAAATGAGGACGAAAACGAAAGCAGAACGTATCGGATTGTTCTCCGGTGAAATAATCGAAGTCGCAGGTAAAAAATGTATTCTTACCGCTGCATATGATATTACTGAACTCTATAATGCCAAACAAGCTCTTCAGGAAAGTGAACAGCGGTATCGGTTACTGTTAGATTTAGCACCGTACCCGATTATGATTCATCGAAATGGGATCATGGAATATGTCAATCAAGCGTGCTGTAAAGTATTACATGCGAATTCTCCTGAACAAATTTTGGGGAAACCACTGCTCGAATTCGTTACACCAGAATTTCAACCGTTAGTTCGAGACCGTATCCGAATGATGCTTGAACAAGGAAAAGAAGCGCCGCTTATCGAATTAAAACTCAAGGGGATTCATGGTGAAGTAATCGATGCAGAAATTGCGTCTATACCTATTCAATATCTCGGTAGTCAATCAATTCTGGTTGTCGGTCGTGATATAACGGAAAAAAAGAGACAGCAAGAATTCCAACAAGCGATAACAGAATTAGGTGAAAAAGTCGGGGCAGCTGTTACTCCGGAAATGGTGGCCCAAGAACTAGTTGCAACCGCAGATCAATTTTTCGGGTGGGATTCCTGCGCGGTCCGGATATATGATGAAGAGACAATGACTGTTTCGAATCTCTTAGCGTATGATATTATCAACGGAAACCGCGAATTAGTTACTGCAACTTTACCAGCACAGTTCAGTCCGATGACCAATAAAGTTTTTGAAGAGGGAGCAAAACTATTGACAGAAACAGAAATAGCGCAACTTCCGGAAGGAGTATTAATTCCGTTTGGTGATGTTTCTCGATTTCCGAAAACTATGATGTTGGTTCCGATACGAAGACAAAATACTAATATCGGGATTGCTACTATTCAAAGTTATATACCGAATAAATATACCCAGAATGATTTAACGCTGTTCACGCTTCTTGTGAATTATGCTAGCGGAGCGTTAGATCGAACATTAGCGCGAGAGAAACTTCGGCAAAGAGAACGGCGATATCGGCGTGCGATCGCGTTAGCAAATGCTGTTCCGTTTGAGTTAGACCGCACAAGTATGACTTATACTTTTATAGACGAAGGTATCAAAGAACTGACCGGATATTCTAATAAGGAGATAACTATTGAACGGTGGAAATCATTAATCCAGCACGTAGAATTATGTGGAAAACTTGCAGGGATGCCTTTGGAAGAAGCGATTGAACGTTCAAGGCTCGGTGAGATTACTGAATGGCAAGCAGAAGTCCAGATTACAACCCGATCTGGGCAAATGAAATGGATTGCAGAAACGAATGTTACCGAACTAAATTCGTTTGGGAATCCTGTACGTACCCTTGGTATTCTACAAGATATAACGGTTCGAAAACTTGCTGAAGAAAATATGAAGCAGTATCAGGAAGAATTACGCAGATTAGCTGCAGAACTTACGCTGACCGAAGAGCGAGAACGGCGGCAAATAGCACAAGCATTGCATGATAATATTGGCCAGATATTAGCGTTATGTAAAATCAAATTAGGTGAACTAGAGGTTGCTCCGGCGATATCAAAACTGAGCGATGAGATTCGCAGTCTAATAGAACAAGCGATTCAATATATCCGAACCTTAACCATTGAATTGAGTCCTCCAATTCTTTATGATGTAGGGTTTGAAGCAGCAATAAGATGGCTTGCCGAACAGATACAATTGCAGTATAATATACCAATTCGGGTAAAGATTGAGCTGAAATCGCAACCGTTACCGCATAATTTACAGGTTCTATTATATCAGCTAATCCGCGAGTTACTCGTTAATGTTGGGAAGCATGCACGAGCACGTCATGCTAAATTAACGTTGCAACAGGAAGGACATGTGCTTAATATCCAAGTAGCTGATAACGGCATTGGCTTTTCAATATTTGAATTTGATATAAATTTAATGAAAGCCGGAAAATATGGATTATTTAATGTTCAAGAGCAGATTAAAAATATCGGTGGGAACATGCAGGTGATGTCTGCGCCTGGAAAAGGTACTACGGTAACGTTATCGGTGCCTTTGAATCAGGTTGAATAA
- a CDS encoding DNA translocase FtsK 4TM domain-containing protein, with product MKFFPELEKKTKNEIVGIILFFCALIILLSLATYDLQYNWIGLIGDFISRLLFFIFGNYVAFVIPILLFLWGVSKFKQAEQPTNITGKLIGGILVIISLCTLLSLPYAGVSDNLYQKQKNFDNGGIIGAFITSGYPYSLQITRLFGTIGAYLLASMILVIGTILSTEFLFSEYVVLAKNKLQTAYLQWREKRKAYKSAHPLIKPTLQPQTTTPPSPPQVSPPPKITVVGQDKSAKKGVKPEKPIPAEKPASKDGYQLPPIDLLQLPTGEEESRIQEEILQESKNLEDTLLNFGIEAKVVEVSRGPVVTRYELQPAPGVKISSITSLQNDISLAMKAHHIRIVAPIPGKAAVGIEIPNRTTTPVLLREILDSEAFRKCNSKLALALGKTIDGEPYVADLAKMPHLLVAGTTGSGKSVCINAMIASILYNATPDEVKFIMIDPKRVELSMFSEIPHLLTPVVTEAKKACLALKWAVREMERRYNLFADVGVRDITGYNALYERQKSLDKNAPDLLLQQPMEKLPLIVIIIDELADLMMVARTDNEDLLTRLAQMARAVGIHLVLATQRPSVDVITGLIKANFPSRIAFQVSTKIDSRTILDGSGAEALLGRGDMLFSPGGTPKPYRLQGSFISDAEMEKLTEFIRNQRGPDYAITSFSDLVAEETEEKEGVNGISDALYEEAVRIVRKTRQASASMLQTQLGIGYPRARKLIEQMERDGIVGPMRGSKPREILLPFDDGS from the coding sequence ATGAAGTTTTTCCCTGAATTAGAAAAGAAAACTAAAAATGAAATTGTCGGTATAATCTTGTTTTTCTGTGCGTTGATTATTCTATTAAGTCTGGCAACGTATGATTTGCAATACAATTGGATTGGGCTCATTGGTGATTTCATTTCTCGGTTGCTCTTTTTTATTTTTGGAAATTATGTTGCGTTCGTTATTCCGATATTGTTATTCCTTTGGGGTGTAAGTAAGTTCAAACAAGCAGAACAGCCGACGAATATAACCGGTAAACTTATCGGTGGAATTTTGGTTATCATTTCATTATGCACGTTATTAAGTTTACCCTATGCGGGAGTATCTGATAACCTGTATCAGAAACAGAAAAATTTTGATAATGGCGGCATAATCGGAGCATTTATCACCTCTGGATATCCTTATTCTTTGCAGATAACCCGTTTGTTTGGGACGATTGGCGCGTATCTCCTTGCTAGTATGATTTTAGTAATTGGTACCATATTAAGTACCGAATTTTTATTCTCTGAATATGTGGTTCTTGCGAAAAATAAACTGCAAACTGCGTATCTGCAATGGCGGGAGAAACGAAAAGCGTATAAATCTGCTCACCCGTTAATCAAACCAACTCTGCAACCGCAGACAACCACTCCTCCGTCTCCACCGCAAGTTTCACCACCACCTAAAATAACCGTTGTTGGTCAGGATAAATCGGCAAAGAAAGGAGTTAAACCGGAAAAACCGATACCTGCTGAAAAACCGGCTAGTAAAGATGGATACCAACTTCCACCGATTGATTTGTTACAACTTCCGACCGGAGAAGAAGAATCGCGAATTCAAGAAGAAATCCTGCAAGAATCGAAAAATCTCGAGGATACCTTACTCAATTTCGGAATTGAAGCGAAAGTGGTTGAAGTGAGTCGCGGTCCGGTCGTTACCCGATACGAGTTACAGCCGGCACCCGGAGTTAAAATCAGCAGTATTACCAGTTTACAGAATGATATTTCGCTCGCTATGAAAGCGCATCATATTCGCATTGTTGCACCGATACCGGGGAAAGCGGCAGTCGGTATCGAGATTCCGAATCGGACTACAACCCCCGTTCTTTTACGCGAAATATTAGATTCTGAAGCGTTCCGAAAATGCAATTCGAAACTTGCGTTAGCGCTCGGGAAAACGATTGACGGTGAACCGTATGTAGCGGATTTAGCGAAAATGCCACATTTACTCGTTGCCGGAACCACTGGTTCCGGGAAAAGTGTATGTATCAACGCAATGATTGCTAGCATTCTCTATAACGCTACGCCAGATGAAGTGAAGTTTATTATGATTGACCCGAAACGAGTTGAACTCTCAATGTTCAGCGAGATTCCGCATTTGTTAACTCCAGTAGTCACGGAAGCCAAAAAAGCATGTCTGGCATTAAAATGGGCGGTACGTGAAATGGAACGAAGATACAATCTTTTTGCGGATGTTGGAGTTCGGGATATAACCGGATACAATGCACTGTATGAACGACAGAAATCATTGGATAAAAATGCGCCAGATTTATTACTCCAACAGCCAATGGAAAAACTCCCCCTAATCGTTATCATCATCGACGAATTAGCAGATTTAATGATGGTCGCGCGAACCGATAATGAAGATTTATTAACTCGATTAGCCCAGATGGCACGTGCGGTCGGAATTCATCTAGTACTGGCAACACAACGGCCTTCGGTAGATGTTATTACCGGTTTGATTAAAGCGAATTTCCCATCGCGCATAGCGTTTCAGGTTTCAACAAAAATTGATTCGAGAACCATTCTCGATGGTTCCGGTGCAGAAGCGTTACTCGGTCGCGGCGATATGCTTTTTTCTCCTGGCGGAACGCCAAAACCGTATCGACTTCAAGGTTCGTTCATTTCAGATGCTGAAATGGAAAAGCTGACTGAATTCATTCGGAATCAGCGGGGTCCAGACTATGCGATTACATCATTTAGCGACCTTGTAGCAGAAGAAACAGAAGAAAAAGAAGGAGTAAATGGCATTTCGGATGCACTCTACGAAGAAGCAGTCCGTATTGTTCGGAAAACACGACAGGCATCTGCGTCAATGTTACAGACTCAACTTGGAATCGGTTACCCTCGAGCACGAAAGTTGATCGAACAAATGGAACGCGACGGTATTGTTGGTCCGATGCGGGGAAGCAAACCGCGCGAAATTTTGCTACCATTTGATGATGGATCATAA
- the hisS gene encoding histidine--tRNA ligase: MSISAPRGTKDVLPPETAIYYFIESTARQIFSLYGYAEIRTPIFEYTELFQKGAGEATDIVSKEMYTFPDRKGRLLTLRPEGTVGVVRAFLEHKLGNQAPITKLYYLGPMFRYERPQAGRFRQHTQIGAECLGSLAPSLDAEVIAMFRQFVTALGLTKFTVLINSIGCKQCRPKYRQVLRNYLQPHLETLCADCKIRFDRNPLRVMDCKVDSCQPIVSKAPSSLDYLCGECKNHFADVKKYLEILKVEYHIAPRLVRGLDYYTRTVFECQVESLGAQNAIGGGGRYDELAEILGGPAIPGLGFGTGVERLALALALQKVTRQMQEEIPIVFITLGQPAFDYAIPLIAELRNAGIPIQLDYRQGSMKSQLHFANRLGAKRVVILGETELTNQICIVKDMTTGEQKTIPLANLKTILTSC, encoded by the coding sequence ATGTCAATCTCAGCACCTCGCGGAACAAAAGATGTACTCCCACCCGAAACTGCAATATATTACTTTATTGAATCAACTGCGCGACAGATTTTTTCATTATACGGATATGCGGAAATCCGTACCCCGATTTTTGAATATACCGAATTGTTCCAAAAAGGAGCAGGAGAAGCAACGGATATCGTCTCTAAAGAAATGTATACTTTTCCTGACCGGAAGGGGAGATTGTTAACACTCCGACCTGAAGGAACGGTTGGAGTAGTCCGTGCATTTCTAGAACATAAACTCGGCAACCAGGCGCCGATAACGAAACTCTATTATCTCGGACCGATGTTTCGTTACGAACGCCCACAAGCAGGTCGGTTCCGGCAACATACACAAATTGGTGCGGAATGTCTTGGAAGTCTCGCGCCAAGTTTAGATGCAGAAGTGATTGCGATGTTCCGTCAATTCGTTACTGCGCTTGGCTTAACGAAATTTACGGTGTTAATCAATAGTATCGGGTGTAAACAATGCCGACCGAAATATCGGCAGGTATTACGTAACTATTTGCAACCGCATTTAGAAACCTTATGTGCAGACTGCAAGATTCGTTTTGATCGAAACCCACTGCGTGTGATGGATTGTAAGGTTGATTCCTGCCAACCGATAGTATCGAAAGCTCCGAGTAGTCTAGATTACCTATGCGGTGAATGCAAGAACCATTTTGCAGATGTTAAAAAGTATTTAGAGATATTAAAAGTAGAATATCACATTGCCCCGAGGTTAGTGCGTGGCTTGGATTATTACACCCGGACAGTATTCGAATGTCAGGTTGAATCGCTCGGAGCGCAGAATGCAATTGGCGGCGGCGGACGATATGATGAACTTGCCGAAATTCTCGGCGGACCAGCCATTCCCGGATTAGGATTTGGAACAGGAGTAGAACGATTAGCGCTAGCGTTAGCGCTTCAGAAAGTTACACGACAGATGCAGGAAGAGATACCGATTGTTTTCATAACTCTCGGTCAACCTGCATTCGATTACGCGATTCCGTTAATTGCGGAATTACGGAATGCTGGAATTCCAATTCAACTTGATTATCGGCAGGGAAGTATGAAATCGCAGTTGCATTTTGCGAATCGGCTTGGTGCAAAACGAGTGGTTATTCTCGGCGAAACGGAATTAACCAATCAAATCTGCATCGTAAAAGATATGACCACCGGCGAACAGAAAACCATTCCTCTTGCCAACCTGAAAACGATACTAACCAGTTGTTAA
- a CDS encoding amidohydrolase family protein, translated as MKKIDIHAHYGYWPFPILAESESDALRIMQEAGIEKCIFSSAKAVQYDFVAGNAELAPLLDRNPECYGYITLNPNYLVESEKEIEKYHTHPKWVGVKLHPSYNGHPIDSAANIKLITMAESANLPLLIHTYDFGDAAPRRVLSVRERCPDIPIIMAHMGGNNWKEGIDVAEKTDKVYLDIVCSVFDYDKVGEAIDRVGVNKLVFGTDLTLIHPAIAISMFEAINLTEADKKKIYYTTALKIFPKLGN; from the coding sequence ATGAAAAAGATTGATATACATGCACATTATGGATATTGGCCATTTCCGATTTTAGCAGAATCAGAATCGGATGCATTGCGAATAATGCAAGAAGCCGGAATCGAGAAATGCATTTTTTCTTCTGCGAAAGCAGTCCAATATGATTTCGTTGCTGGAAATGCGGAATTAGCCCCGTTACTTGACCGTAACCCTGAATGCTATGGTTATATAACGTTGAATCCAAATTATCTTGTGGAATCCGAGAAGGAAATTGAGAAATACCATACGCATCCGAAATGGGTTGGAGTAAAACTGCATCCGTCATATAATGGTCATCCGATAGATTCAGCAGCAAATATCAAGCTAATTACAATGGCGGAGTCAGCGAACCTCCCGCTTCTCATTCATACGTACGATTTTGGAGATGCAGCACCACGGCGGGTTCTGAGTGTTCGCGAGCGATGTCCGGATATCCCGATAATCATGGCACATATGGGCGGGAATAACTGGAAAGAAGGGATTGACGTCGCTGAAAAGACGGATAAGGTTTATCTCGATATCGTCTGTAGTGTTTTCGACTATGATAAGGTCGGAGAAGCGATTGACCGGGTCGGGGTTAATAAACTAGTTTTTGGAACCGATTTAACCTTAATTCATCCGGCAATCGCTATCAGCATGTTCGAAGCTATAAACTTAACCGAGGCTGATAAAAAGAAAATCTATTATACTACCGCATTAAAAATATTCCCGAAACTCGGCAACTAG
- a CDS encoding response regulator transcription factor, with amino-acid sequence MKIKVLLADDHTLVRQGLCSLIAREPDMLIVGEAYNGRIAVQLVHERRPNVLVMDVAMPDLNGIEATRQILTKYPEVRIIGLSMHSDRRYVMEMLKVGAAGYLLKDCAFEELITAIRTVNSNQIYLSPPIADIVLKDYIYRLKNNDASVYSILTAREREVLQLLAEGKSTKQIAASLKISIKTVETYRQQIMDKLNIYSIADLTKYAIKEGLVSLDT; translated from the coding sequence ATGAAAATAAAAGTTCTGTTAGCGGATGATCATACTCTAGTTCGGCAAGGATTATGTTCTTTAATTGCTCGAGAACCGGATATGCTTATTGTCGGGGAAGCATATAACGGGAGAATCGCAGTGCAATTGGTTCACGAACGACGGCCGAATGTTCTTGTTATGGATGTTGCAATGCCGGATTTAAACGGAATCGAAGCCACTCGCCAGATTCTTACTAAGTATCCGGAAGTGAGAATTATCGGTCTCTCAATGCATTCCGACCGAAGGTATGTTATGGAAATGTTAAAAGTTGGCGCAGCAGGATATTTACTTAAAGATTGTGCATTTGAAGAATTAATTACAGCGATTCGTACCGTAAACTCGAATCAAATTTATTTAAGTCCACCGATAGCGGATATAGTTTTAAAGGATTATATCTATCGGTTAAAAAACAATGATGCTTCCGTGTATTCGATTCTAACAGCCCGAGAACGAGAAGTACTTCAGCTTTTAGCTGAAGGGAAGAGTACAAAACAAATTGCAGCATCATTAAAAATTAGTATTAAAACCGTTGAAACCTACCGTCAACAGATTATGGATAAACTTAATATCTATTCAATTGCAGACCTTACCAAATACGCGATTAAGGAAGGACTGGTTTCTCTAGACACATAA
- a CDS encoding amidohydrolase family protein codes for MSTEIIDGNTFFGFYPKRNLDTSVTQLLNMMKKNNISRAITISLQSIHYDYRLGNQETIEVAQANPNLTPAFSVDPREYFGCFDEINLRASQGCKLIRLFPEVQGWHFDAAPLPKILRAIADAKLILMVESRAWGVATKYAELAQRYGFPIILTGISYFNFGEALELLKTVPKVYLEPRILDTPDGIDLAVKEAGADRLIFGSHAPFDYIEPALMLIERSHISQEEKSLILAENIKKLLQI; via the coding sequence ATGTCAACAGAAATAATCGATGGAAATACTTTTTTTGGATTCTATCCGAAACGGAATCTGGATACTTCAGTTACGCAGTTGTTGAATATGATGAAAAAGAATAACATATCCCGCGCGATAACTATATCTCTGCAGAGCATCCATTATGATTATCGGCTCGGAAATCAGGAAACAATTGAAGTAGCCCAAGCCAATCCGAATTTAACTCCAGCGTTTAGCGTTGACCCGCGAGAATATTTTGGTTGTTTCGATGAAATCAACCTGCGTGCAAGTCAGGGATGCAAACTCATTCGGCTATTTCCGGAGGTGCAAGGATGGCATTTCGATGCTGCGCCGCTTCCGAAAATCTTGCGGGCGATTGCGGATGCAAAGTTAATCTTGATGGTCGAATCCCGCGCCTGGGGTGTAGCTACGAAATATGCGGAACTCGCACAACGATATGGTTTCCCGATTATTTTAACTGGAATATCCTATTTTAATTTCGGTGAAGCACTCGAGTTGCTCAAAACCGTTCCGAAGGTATATCTTGAACCCCGAATTCTCGATACTCCAGACGGCATCGATTTAGCGGTTAAAGAAGCCGGCGCTGACCGGCTGATTTTCGGCTCACATGCACCGTTTGATTATATCGAGCCGGCGCTGATGCTGATTGAGCGCTCGCATATTTCGCAAGAAGAGAAATCGTTGATTCTCGCTGAAAATATTAAAAAACTTTTACAAATTTAA